One Edaphobacter flagellatus genomic region harbors:
- a CDS encoding glycerol-3-phosphate dehydrogenase/oxidase, with protein sequence MSDRAEILRRLGAQAEWDVLVIGGGATGLGAAVEAASRGYKTALIERADFAKGTSSRSTKLVHGGVRYLEQMNITLVLDALQERGHMLENAPHIVHNLSFVVPVYDLVGLPYYGFGLKVYELLSGKLSFGASKMLSREKTLAMLKGVKSDGLRGGVLYHDGQFDDSRYAVSLMRTLEGLGGVAINYVEAAGLIERNGRTAGVRARDIESGETFDLRAKVTINATGVFTENILKMDKDNETLLSVSQGSHFVLPRDFLPGDRAMMIPKTSDGRVLFAIPWHRATVVGTTDEAVDHASVEPHMMEKERSFLLDHIGKYLGRRPEREEIRSMWSGLRPLVRKGGGATSKLSRDHTIIVSPTGLVTVTGGKWTTYRRMGEDTINKAAAVAGLKKEPSRTRALHLHGWTREVAPVESERVYGSDLPEIVKFSEEDASLNELLHPRLPYRAREVVWAARHEMARTVEDVLARRTRALFLDSRAAIEAAPKVADILARELGRSEEWKARDLAMFTAVARGYVYEGM encoded by the coding sequence TTGAGTGATCGCGCTGAGATTTTGCGCAGGCTGGGGGCACAGGCAGAGTGGGACGTGCTGGTGATTGGCGGCGGTGCAACCGGGCTGGGCGCCGCGGTTGAGGCTGCCTCGCGTGGGTATAAGACGGCGTTGATCGAACGCGCGGATTTTGCCAAGGGGACATCGAGCCGCAGCACGAAGCTGGTGCACGGCGGGGTGCGCTACCTGGAGCAGATGAACATCACGCTGGTCCTGGATGCTCTGCAGGAGCGCGGGCATATGTTGGAGAACGCTCCGCACATCGTCCACAATTTGTCGTTTGTTGTGCCGGTCTACGATCTGGTCGGGCTTCCTTACTACGGCTTTGGGCTGAAGGTGTATGAGCTGCTCTCGGGCAAGCTTTCATTTGGCGCTTCGAAGATGCTTTCGCGCGAGAAGACGCTGGCGATGCTGAAAGGCGTGAAGTCGGATGGACTGCGTGGTGGCGTGCTGTATCACGATGGGCAGTTTGACGATTCGCGCTATGCGGTTTCGCTGATGCGAACGCTTGAGGGCCTTGGCGGGGTTGCGATCAACTACGTCGAAGCGGCCGGATTGATTGAAAGAAACGGCAGGACAGCAGGTGTCCGTGCGCGTGATATCGAGAGCGGGGAGACGTTCGATCTTCGTGCGAAGGTGACGATCAATGCGACGGGTGTCTTTACCGAAAATATTCTGAAGATGGACAAGGACAACGAGACGTTGCTGTCGGTGAGTCAGGGATCGCACTTTGTTCTGCCGCGCGATTTCCTGCCTGGGGACCGCGCGATGATGATTCCTAAGACATCGGATGGCCGCGTTCTGTTTGCGATTCCGTGGCATAGAGCAACGGTTGTCGGCACAACGGATGAGGCTGTGGATCATGCCTCTGTCGAGCCGCACATGATGGAGAAGGAACGCAGCTTTCTGCTGGATCACATTGGCAAATATCTTGGCCGGCGCCCGGAGCGCGAGGAGATACGGAGCATGTGGTCGGGACTGCGGCCGCTGGTACGCAAGGGCGGTGGAGCGACGTCGAAGCTGTCGCGCGATCACACGATCATCGTTTCGCCGACGGGACTGGTTACGGTGACAGGCGGCAAGTGGACAACGTATCGACGCATGGGTGAGGACACGATCAATAAAGCCGCCGCTGTAGCGGGACTGAAGAAAGAGCCCTCGCGGACGCGGGCGCTGCATCTGCATGGCTGGACGCGTGAGGTAGCTCCGGTTGAGTCGGAGCGTGTGTATGGGTCGGATCTGCCGGAGATCGTGAAGTTTTCGGAAGAGGATGCTTCGCTGAATGAGCTGCTGCATCCGCGGCTCCCCTACCGGGCGCGTGAGGTTGTGTGGGCTGCGCGGCATGAGATGGCTCGGACGGTGGAGGATGTGCTGGCGCGACGGACGCGGGCGCTGTTTCTGGATTCGCGTGCTGCGATTGAGGCCGCACCGAAGGTTGCCGATATACTGGCGCGTGAACTGGGCCGCAGCGAGGAATGGAAGGCGCGCGATCTTGCGATGTTTACCGCAGTTGCTCGCGGATATGTGTACGAGGGTATGTGA
- the glpK gene encoding glycerol kinase GlpK, translated as MAKRYILALDQGTTSSRAMVVDESGAVISIAQHPFKQIFPKPGWVEHSPTEIWSSQSGVASEALAKADLTDRAIAAIGITNQRETTIVWDRETGEPVYNAIVWQDRRTAEFCDRLRAEAGSAIQQKTGLIPDAYFSGSKVNWILANVDGAWAKAEAGKLAFGTVDSWLIWKLTNGARHVTDATNASRTMLFNIHTMAWDEELLKLLGVPHSMLPEVVASSGVCGTTSGLLQGVPIAGIAGDQQAALFGQMCTSAGMAKCTYGTGAFMLLNTGTKPVASKNRLLTTVAWKIGDTVEYALEGSMLMAGAVVQWLRDELQMIRTSAEVEQLAATVTSSNGVVLVPAFAGLGAPHWDPYARGSLLGLTRGTSRAHIARAALEGIALQATDVLEAMQADSGLPLAQLRVDGGAAANNMLMQIQSDVLGIEVVRPKNAEATVFGAAYLAGLAVGYWPDKDTIARQWQMDRVFKPAMEARDRDKVRATWRRALERAGDWAREEEKQA; from the coding sequence GTGGCGAAGCGATATATTCTTGCGCTCGATCAGGGCACGACCAGCTCAAGGGCGATGGTTGTGGATGAAAGCGGAGCCGTCATTTCGATTGCGCAGCATCCGTTTAAACAGATCTTTCCGAAGCCGGGGTGGGTGGAGCACTCGCCGACGGAGATATGGTCGTCGCAAAGCGGCGTGGCCAGCGAGGCGTTGGCGAAGGCCGACCTGACGGACCGCGCGATTGCCGCGATCGGCATTACGAACCAGCGCGAGACGACGATTGTGTGGGACCGTGAGACGGGCGAGCCGGTCTACAACGCGATTGTGTGGCAGGACCGGAGGACGGCGGAGTTTTGCGACCGGCTGCGCGCGGAAGCGGGCAGTGCTATCCAGCAGAAGACGGGGCTGATTCCGGATGCGTATTTTTCGGGCAGCAAGGTGAACTGGATTCTTGCGAATGTCGATGGCGCTTGGGCGAAGGCAGAAGCAGGCAAGCTGGCCTTTGGCACGGTGGATAGCTGGCTGATCTGGAAGCTGACGAACGGCGCGCGGCACGTTACGGACGCGACGAATGCTTCGCGCACGATGCTGTTCAACATCCACACGATGGCGTGGGATGAGGAGCTGCTGAAGCTGCTGGGCGTGCCGCATTCGATGCTGCCGGAGGTGGTGGCTTCGAGCGGCGTGTGCGGAACGACGAGCGGTTTGCTTCAGGGTGTGCCGATTGCCGGAATTGCTGGCGATCAACAGGCGGCTCTGTTTGGACAGATGTGTACGTCGGCGGGGATGGCGAAGTGCACGTATGGCACGGGCGCCTTCATGCTGCTGAATACGGGCACGAAGCCGGTGGCCTCGAAGAATCGTCTGCTGACGACGGTAGCGTGGAAGATTGGCGACACGGTGGAGTATGCGCTTGAGGGCAGCATGCTGATGGCGGGTGCCGTGGTGCAGTGGCTGCGTGATGAGCTGCAGATGATTCGTACCTCGGCCGAGGTGGAGCAGCTGGCAGCTACGGTGACGAGCTCGAATGGCGTCGTGCTGGTACCTGCGTTTGCGGGGCTTGGCGCTCCGCACTGGGACCCCTATGCGCGGGGATCGCTGCTGGGGCTTACACGCGGGACGTCGCGGGCGCATATTGCGCGTGCGGCGCTGGAAGGGATTGCGCTGCAGGCCACCGATGTACTGGAAGCGATGCAGGCGGATTCGGGATTGCCGCTGGCGCAGCTTCGCGTGGATGGCGGAGCCGCTGCCAACAATATGCTGATGCAAATTCAGTCGGATGTGCTGGGCATTGAAGTGGTGCGTCCGAAGAATGCGGAGGCGACGGTGTTTGGGGCAGCATATCTTGCGGGACTTGCTGTCGGATACTGGCCCGATAAGGACACGATTGCGCGACAGTGGCAGATGGATCGCGTCTTTAAACCCGCAATGGAGGCGCGCGATCGCGATAAGGTTCGCGCGACGTGGCGCAGAGCGTTGGAGCGCGCGGGCGACTGGGCGCGTGAAGAGGAGAAGCAAGCTTGA